The following proteins are co-located in the Brevibacillus laterosporus DSM 25 genome:
- a CDS encoding GNAT family N-acetyltransferase encodes MGWDGRHSDYPTLFERCNFWAGLRDTKNELIAFGYIAGMGLQHGYMEDIIVHPHFQKKGLGQALVKKLLEEAERIGLEIVTLTYDSKHTAFYTESGFIHCSGGVWRRKD; translated from the coding sequence GTGGGGTGGGACGGAAGGCATTCTGATTACCCAACTTTATTTGAGCGTTGCAACTTTTGGGCTGGACTCAGAGATACAAAAAATGAGCTTATAGCATTTGGCTATATTGCTGGAATGGGGTTGCAGCATGGCTATATGGAAGACATTATTGTGCATCCGCATTTTCAGAAGAAAGGACTCGGTCAAGCTTTAGTAAAGAAATTACTTGAAGAGGCGGAGCGAATCGGATTAGAGATTGTTACTTTGACCTATGATTCGAAACACACTGCATTCTATACAGAGAGTGGGTTCATACACTGTTCAGGGGGAGTTTGGAGGAGAAAAGACTAA
- a CDS encoding DinB family protein yields the protein MNFNMEEAIEVLERTPQTLEYFLSGLSDRWLLCNEGEGTWNVSEVIEHLIEGEKNNWIPRLEIILQEGESKVFPPFDRYSHLNERSERSLEQKLLEFKTIRTQNIIKLKALFESEFHLELTGSHPAFGVVKVREMLSTWVVHDLTHIAQIVRVMAERYRADGGPWKEYLGILKN from the coding sequence ATGAATTTTAATATGGAAGAAGCTATTGAGGTTCTGGAGCGTACACCACAAACGTTGGAGTATTTTTTATCTGGTCTATCTGATAGGTGGTTACTATGCAACGAAGGCGAAGGAACCTGGAATGTCTCTGAAGTGATTGAGCACCTTATTGAAGGAGAGAAAAATAATTGGATTCCAAGGTTAGAAATTATTCTTCAGGAAGGGGAAAGTAAAGTCTTTCCTCCATTTGATCGTTATTCTCACTTAAATGAAAGGTCTGAAAGATCGCTTGAACAAAAGTTACTTGAATTTAAAACGATTAGAACACAAAATATAATCAAACTTAAGGCTTTATTTGAATCTGAATTCCATCTTGAATTGACTGGATCACACCCCGCTTTTGGTGTAGTAAAGGTAAGAGAAATGCTTTCTACTTGGGTTGTTCATGATTTAACACACATTGCTCAAATTGTACGGGTAATGGCCGAGAGATACAGGGCGGACGGTGGGCCTTGGAAAGAATATTTAGGTATATTGAAAAATTAA
- the leuD gene encoding 3-isopropylmalate dehydratase small subunit — protein sequence MEPFVKVTGLAAPVDRANIDTDAIIPKQFLKRIERTGFGQFLFYEWRFTIEGERIDSFVLHQPRYEGATILLARNNFGCGSSREHAPWALLDFGFRVIIAPSFADIFYNNCFKNGILPIKLTEEQVEELFTRTESTEGYTLTIDLERQVVEDGNGLSYPFEVDTYRRYCLLHGLDDIGITLQQEDKIVAYEQKMTVW from the coding sequence ATGGAACCCTTTGTAAAAGTGACTGGCTTGGCCGCTCCTGTCGATCGGGCCAATATCGATACAGATGCTATTATCCCCAAACAATTTTTAAAACGAATTGAACGTACAGGCTTTGGACAATTCTTGTTTTATGAATGGCGCTTTACTATTGAAGGCGAGCGAATTGATTCATTTGTCCTCCATCAGCCGCGTTATGAAGGAGCAACTATCCTCCTTGCACGTAATAACTTTGGGTGTGGTTCCTCACGCGAGCATGCACCTTGGGCTTTATTAGATTTTGGATTTCGAGTAATCATTGCCCCTTCCTTTGCAGATATCTTTTATAATAACTGCTTTAAGAATGGAATTTTGCCAATTAAACTGACAGAGGAACAAGTAGAGGAATTATTTACACGTACGGAGTCTACGGAGGGTTATACATTAACAATTGATCTAGAACGTCAGGTAGTGGAGGATGGCAACGGTCTCTCCTATCCTTTCGAAGTAGATACTTATCGCAGGTATTGCCTGTTACATGGTTTAGACGACATTGGAATTACCCTACAACAAGAAGATAAGATTGTGGCTTATGAACAGAAAATGACAGTATGGTAA
- the leuC gene encoding 3-isopropylmalate dehydratase large subunit — MKARTLFEKIWDQHVIYEETGKPSLLYIDLHLVHEVTSPQAFEGLRLANRKVRRPDLTFATMDHNVPTKNRYLVEDPISLTQMETLTNNCRDFGVPLADLDSPDQGIVHVIGPELGLTHPGKTIVCGDSHTSTHGAFGALAFGIGTSEVEHVLATQCLQQAKPKTMEVHVKGPMPLGVSAKDLILAIIAKFGTDFATGYVVEYTGEAIRHLTMEERMTVCNMSIEAGARAGLIAPDDTTFAYLKGRRHVPQGEAFEQAVAAWKELVTDEGAVYDAYVDLQASDIEPQVTWGTSPGMGTGITRNVPHPEEFVSQTDQKAARDALTYMGLSAGTPMTDITIDRVFIGSCTNGRIEDLRRAAAVAKGRKVSSQVNAMVVPGSQAVKERAEQEGLHHIFTEAGFEWRESGCSMCLAMNPDILSPGERCASTSNRNFEGRQGRDGRTHLVSPEMAVAAAVAGRFVDVREWLNTAAVV, encoded by the coding sequence ATGAAAGCACGCACACTATTTGAAAAAATCTGGGATCAGCACGTCATTTACGAAGAAACAGGAAAACCTAGCTTATTATATATCGATCTACATCTAGTTCATGAAGTAACATCCCCACAGGCTTTTGAAGGATTACGTCTGGCTAATCGAAAAGTGCGCCGCCCCGATCTTACTTTTGCAACAATGGATCACAACGTACCTACGAAGAACCGCTACCTTGTAGAAGATCCAATCTCACTTACACAGATGGAGACCTTAACAAATAACTGTCGAGATTTTGGCGTACCACTTGCAGATTTAGACAGCCCTGATCAAGGAATTGTGCACGTTATTGGACCAGAACTTGGATTAACTCATCCTGGGAAAACAATCGTTTGTGGAGATAGTCATACCTCTACACATGGAGCTTTTGGTGCTCTTGCTTTTGGAATCGGAACCAGTGAGGTAGAACATGTGTTAGCAACACAATGCTTACAGCAAGCAAAACCAAAAACAATGGAAGTACATGTAAAAGGTCCAATGCCGCTAGGTGTCTCTGCAAAAGATTTAATTTTAGCTATTATCGCAAAATTCGGTACTGACTTTGCCACAGGTTATGTTGTTGAATATACGGGGGAAGCTATCCGTCATTTAACTATGGAAGAACGGATGACAGTTTGTAATATGTCCATTGAAGCAGGTGCACGTGCAGGCTTAATCGCTCCAGATGACACTACTTTTGCTTACCTGAAAGGTCGACGTCATGTCCCTCAGGGAGAGGCTTTCGAACAAGCTGTTGCTGCATGGAAAGAGTTAGTAACGGATGAAGGTGCCGTATATGATGCTTACGTTGACCTCCAAGCGAGCGATATTGAGCCACAGGTTACCTGGGGAACTAGTCCAGGAATGGGTACTGGTATTACTAGAAACGTCCCTCATCCCGAAGAATTTGTTAGCCAAACCGATCAAAAGGCAGCACGAGACGCCCTTACTTATATGGGGTTATCTGCAGGTACTCCCATGACCGACATCACTATCGATCGTGTGTTTATTGGCTCCTGTACAAACGGACGGATTGAAGATTTGCGCCGTGCCGCTGCTGTAGCTAAAGGTCGCAAGGTATCTTCTCAAGTCAATGCCATGGTTGTACCGGGGTCACAAGCAGTTAAAGAACGTGCTGAACAGGAAGGGTTACACCATATTTTCACCGAGGCTGGCTTTGAGTGGCGAGAATCAGGTTGTTCCATGTGTCTTGCGATGAACCCAGATATTTTGTCACCAGGTGAGCGTTGCGCCTCCACTTCTAACCGTAACTTTGAAGGACGTCAAGGACGTGATGGACGAACCCATTTAGTTAGTCCTGAAATGGCTGTTGCCGCTGCTGTCGCAGGTAGGTTCGTTGATGTCCGAGAGTGGCTGAACACTGCTGCTGTGGTGTAA
- a CDS encoding LysR family transcriptional regulator: protein MELRQIRYVMMVAQEKSFSRAAEKLHLAQPSLSQQIAKLEREWGILLFHRLPQRVELTDAGNRFIQLATELIVKADALEREMYQFAEGNAGRIVVGSLPITGAFVLPEAFSAFTKRYPRIEVTLIEETSSNLEQMLVHGKLDMSLLTMPIQHPALLTTTVLQEEIYLSVPPQHPFAKEQVVDLKALADEPFILLKEGQGFRTISLSLCEQAGFMPKVVFESSNIQTVQALVASGMGVSFAPHMITGAMNGNVCPTYVHLSTHPNRTLVVASHKDKHLSTPMLALREEIALAGKQYSLNLM, encoded by the coding sequence ATGGAATTGCGACAAATACGTTACGTGATGATGGTAGCTCAAGAAAAAAGTTTCTCCCGTGCAGCGGAGAAACTCCATTTAGCACAACCATCGCTTAGTCAACAAATTGCAAAATTAGAGCGTGAGTGGGGAATTCTTTTGTTTCACCGATTGCCACAACGAGTTGAGTTAACGGATGCAGGTAATCGATTTATACAGTTAGCCACTGAACTTATTGTGAAAGCAGATGCCTTAGAACGTGAAATGTATCAATTTGCAGAAGGGAACGCTGGGCGAATCGTCGTGGGTAGCCTACCGATCACAGGGGCATTTGTGTTACCCGAAGCTTTTTCAGCCTTTACCAAGCGCTATCCTCGCATCGAGGTTACTTTAATAGAAGAAACATCGAGTAATCTAGAACAGATGCTGGTTCATGGTAAGTTAGATATGAGCCTGCTAACAATGCCTATACAACATCCTGCATTATTAACAACTACGGTATTACAAGAGGAAATTTATTTGTCTGTACCACCTCAACATCCATTTGCGAAGGAGCAGGTTGTCGATTTAAAGGCATTGGCAGATGAACCATTTATTTTATTAAAAGAAGGGCAAGGATTTCGCACGATCTCATTGTCATTGTGCGAGCAGGCTGGATTTATGCCTAAGGTCGTGTTTGAAAGCTCAAATATCCAGACGGTGCAAGCATTGGTAGCATCGGGTATGGGGGTTTCTTTCGCTCCTCATATGATTACAGGAGCGATGAACGGTAACGTCTGTCCAACCTATGTGCATCTATCAACGCACCCTAATCGAACCTTGGTAGTTGCATCCCATAAAGATAAGCACTTATCTACCCCAATGCTAGCATTACGTGAAGAGATAGCTTTAGCAGGGAAGCAGTACTCACTAAACCTCATGTAG
- a CDS encoding thioredoxin family protein has protein sequence MREIKTEEAFQEAIRSSKPVVVKFYTTWCPDCFRIDPFMPELEEAYKEKVDMIAVNRDDLPELSQQLEIMGIPSFVTFKNGKEVIRFVSKLAKSREEIEQFLDRSVQISAEL, from the coding sequence ATGAGAGAGATTAAAACAGAAGAAGCATTCCAAGAAGCCATCCGTTCTTCCAAACCGGTTGTTGTTAAATTTTATACAACTTGGTGCCCTGACTGCTTTCGGATTGATCCGTTTATGCCCGAATTAGAGGAAGCGTATAAAGAGAAAGTGGATATGATAGCAGTTAACCGTGATGACCTTCCTGAACTGTCCCAACAACTAGAGATCATGGGTATCCCTAGCTTTGTTACGTTCAAGAACGGCAAGGAAGTCATACGTTTTGTAAGCAAACTAGCTAAAAGTCGTGAAGAGATCGAGCAATTTTTAGATCGTTCTGTGCAAATTAGTGCGGAACTTTAA
- a CDS encoding glycerophosphodiester phosphodiesterase: protein MRSNVCIAHRGWSGIAPENTLASIRMALEHPEIDGIEFDVQLTRDLIPVVIHDYSLERTTNGTGWVKDHTFAELRSLDAGSWFNDQFVGETIPSLEEVLIANREKKWLNIELKQMMASKEQVLEEKVIRLIEQYDMEEHVIITSFQHQSVYHVKRLAPRLQVGPLIYGMPLLLHEQAQHIGADVLSLAYPYLTQEIVQQAKDWGYHIIAWTVDDPEHMRELAQLGSHVHICTNHPDRWFSWKGSTT from the coding sequence TTGCGAAGCAATGTATGCATCGCGCATCGAGGTTGGTCAGGAATTGCTCCAGAAAATACATTGGCGTCTATCCGAATGGCACTGGAACACCCGGAGATAGATGGGATCGAATTTGACGTTCAGCTAACGAGGGACCTAATTCCTGTGGTTATTCACGATTATTCGTTGGAACGTACCACAAATGGAACTGGATGGGTTAAAGATCATACGTTTGCTGAGTTGCGTTCTCTGGATGCGGGCAGTTGGTTCAACGATCAATTTGTCGGCGAGACGATCCCCTCCTTGGAAGAAGTGCTCATTGCCAATCGCGAGAAAAAATGGCTTAATATTGAGCTAAAGCAGATGATGGCAAGCAAGGAACAGGTGCTGGAAGAAAAAGTGATCCGTTTAATTGAACAGTATGATATGGAAGAACATGTGATCATTACTTCATTTCAACATCAGAGCGTCTATCATGTAAAAAGATTGGCACCACGTTTGCAGGTGGGACCGTTGATTTATGGTATGCCACTTTTATTACACGAACAAGCCCAGCATATAGGAGCCGATGTATTATCGCTCGCGTATCCTTATTTGACCCAAGAGATTGTGCAACAAGCAAAGGATTGGGGTTATCATATCATAGCTTGGACAGTAGATGATCCAGAGCATATGCGAGAGTTAGCTCAATTAGGATCGCATGTGCATATATGCACGAATCATCCCGATAGATGGTTTTCATGGAAAGGAAGTACGACATGA
- a CDS encoding RluA family pseudouridine synthase: MISMNREGEWLLGTLGEQEAALSFGDLLRKRWGFPKKTAHLLFQNKEIVVNGQPATQVQKTISGQLIAMRVCQEEELGLEPVKGRLQIAYEDDHVLIVDKPAGLLLHPTEPTHHETLDHWVAGYFKEQNIKNKVRHIHRLDQDTSGLVMYAKHPLAGAMLAERLERRDISRQYIAFVEGIMQEEQGKIEAPIGKDRHHATRRRVSPQGDRAVTHFNVIERYRDATQVSCRLETGRTHQIRVHLAYMGYPLLGDILYGARKKQALQNRQALHAAKLQFIHPFGEQHVEVTAKLPQDLQELKKRL, translated from the coding sequence ATGATTTCAATGAATAGAGAGGGAGAGTGGCTTCTTGGCACGCTAGGTGAACAAGAGGCTGCTCTTTCTTTTGGAGACTTACTTCGAAAAAGATGGGGATTTCCGAAAAAAACGGCGCATCTTTTATTTCAAAACAAAGAGATTGTAGTCAACGGCCAGCCAGCAACTCAAGTCCAAAAAACAATAAGCGGGCAACTGATTGCTATGCGCGTATGTCAAGAAGAGGAGTTGGGGCTTGAGCCAGTCAAGGGACGGTTACAAATTGCGTATGAAGACGATCATGTACTGATCGTAGATAAACCAGCCGGGTTGCTTTTACATCCTACTGAACCTACTCACCATGAGACATTGGACCATTGGGTAGCTGGTTATTTTAAAGAACAGAACATCAAGAACAAGGTTCGGCATATTCATCGATTGGATCAAGATACTTCGGGATTGGTGATGTATGCTAAACATCCACTCGCTGGAGCTATGCTTGCTGAGAGACTGGAAAGACGGGATATTTCTCGCCAGTACATCGCTTTTGTAGAAGGGATTATGCAAGAAGAGCAAGGAAAAATAGAGGCGCCTATAGGAAAAGATCGCCATCATGCAACGAGAAGGCGAGTTTCTCCACAGGGTGACCGGGCTGTTACTCATTTTAATGTGATTGAACGCTATCGTGATGCTACACAAGTATCCTGTCGTCTTGAAACAGGACGGACGCATCAGATTCGTGTTCATTTAGCTTATATGGGATATCCATTGCTCGGAGATATTTTGTATGGAGCTAGAAAAAAACAGGCCCTTCAAAACAGACAAGCATTACATGCAGCCAAACTTCAATTTATCCATCCATTCGGGGAGCAGCATGTGGAGGTCACAGCAAAACTACCACAGGATTTACAGGAACTAAAGAAACGATTGTAA
- a CDS encoding YheC/YheD family protein: MTKPIIGVLTWRSGRTFAEPGYFKRLHRASKRLGVVLYLFSPQDVDDKAKLVQGFFWSREKGWLSKRFPWPDVVIDRYRYRSDQAFKKYVDFRKRNHMYYANHRLANKWKVHQILSTEPTMEQWLPETYLYTEKRLKQLLERYSHVYIKPSNGTGGRGIVKVERAENHYHLVGRDDQRKKIRTTCKTLLETNKWLTKWRKKDKWIVQQGLQLDLIPKRSVDVRLLIQKEQTGVWDVTGMGVRIGPLHSATSNLHGGGQAKELAPFLESLFGAEGTHIIIEECHQLARRTALTVERHFGRMLELALDIGIDVNGYIWLIEVNPKPGREIFRELGQIQTYQQSIERPIQYAKYLASVQ, translated from the coding sequence ATGACAAAACCCATCATCGGTGTGTTAACCTGGCGATCTGGACGGACGTTTGCAGAACCTGGCTATTTTAAAAGGCTACACCGTGCTTCAAAGCGACTCGGAGTGGTTCTTTATCTGTTTTCCCCACAAGATGTAGATGATAAAGCCAAACTAGTGCAAGGATTTTTTTGGTCCCGTGAAAAAGGCTGGCTCTCCAAACGCTTTCCTTGGCCGGATGTAGTGATTGATCGTTATCGTTATCGATCTGATCAAGCTTTTAAGAAGTATGTAGATTTTCGTAAACGAAATCATATGTATTATGCAAATCACCGACTGGCTAACAAATGGAAGGTACACCAGATCTTGTCCACAGAGCCTACTATGGAGCAGTGGCTACCAGAAACCTATTTGTATACAGAAAAGAGATTAAAGCAACTACTAGAAAGGTACTCCCATGTCTATATTAAGCCAAGCAATGGTACAGGTGGCAGGGGGATCGTAAAGGTAGAACGTGCAGAGAATCATTATCACCTGGTAGGAAGAGATGATCAGCGAAAGAAAATCAGAACGACGTGTAAAACACTTCTTGAGACAAACAAATGGCTTACTAAATGGAGAAAAAAGGATAAATGGATTGTACAGCAAGGCTTGCAATTAGACCTGATACCAAAGAGATCAGTAGATGTCCGTTTGCTCATTCAGAAGGAACAAACAGGAGTTTGGGACGTGACCGGTATGGGAGTTCGAATCGGTCCACTTCACTCAGCTACCTCTAATCTACATGGTGGGGGACAGGCAAAAGAGCTGGCTCCGTTTTTAGAATCGTTATTTGGAGCAGAAGGAACACATATAATTATAGAAGAGTGTCATCAATTAGCAAGACGAACAGCTCTCACAGTCGAACGACATTTTGGTCGGATGTTGGAGCTTGCACTTGATATTGGTATTGATGTAAATGGATATATTTGGCTTATTGAGGTAAATCCCAAGCCTGGCCGGGAAATTTTCCGGGAATTAGGACAAATACAAACTTATCAGCAATCGATTGAACGTCCGATTCAATATGCAAAGTATTTGGCTTCAGTCCAGTAA
- a CDS encoding DMT family transporter encodes MKAEKFFTHPVGIAVAATVTTFLWGSSFPFIKKSYEHLQIGKSDIFEQMLFAGYRFVLAALGILLVMLLLRKQLGYQTGSLKRLVKVGAFQTFLQYIFFYIGLSYSSGIQGSIIAGTTSFFQIILAHFMYKNDSLSIRKCVGLAIGFLGVIIVNLPSGGSMGITFGIGEICLLAAMFCGGLGNILSKQEAAHLDILYLTSYQMLLGGLGLLAVGASQVGIMPFQFDWNTTLMLFYLAFISGAGFVLWNNIMKYNKVGNVSMYLFLIPVFGVLLSSVMLQEAIHLVVLIALVCVAGGIIIVNKQKSTTSVKNAVQKAGKPIK; translated from the coding sequence ATGAAAGCTGAGAAATTTTTTACACATCCTGTTGGTATAGCTGTTGCAGCCACAGTAACTACTTTTTTATGGGGGAGTTCTTTTCCCTTTATTAAAAAAAGCTATGAACATTTACAAATCGGCAAGTCAGACATCTTTGAACAAATGCTGTTTGCTGGATATCGTTTTGTGCTGGCTGCTCTGGGGATCTTATTGGTGATGCTATTGCTGCGTAAACAGTTAGGGTACCAAACAGGCTCCTTGAAGCGATTAGTGAAGGTGGGAGCTTTTCAAACATTTTTGCAATATATCTTTTTTTATATTGGTCTTAGCTACAGTTCAGGGATCCAAGGCTCTATTATTGCGGGGACTACCTCCTTTTTTCAAATTATCCTGGCCCATTTTATGTACAAGAATGATTCATTAAGTATACGAAAATGTGTGGGATTAGCAATTGGATTCCTAGGTGTTATTATTGTTAATTTACCAAGTGGTGGTTCGATGGGAATCACATTTGGAATAGGAGAGATTTGTTTATTGGCCGCTATGTTTTGCGGTGGATTAGGAAATATCTTATCAAAGCAAGAAGCAGCACATCTCGATATTCTATATCTGACTTCTTATCAAATGCTACTGGGGGGATTAGGTTTACTTGCGGTTGGAGCTAGTCAGGTAGGGATAATGCCTTTTCAATTTGATTGGAACACTACCTTGATGCTGTTCTATTTGGCATTTATTTCAGGCGCTGGTTTTGTACTATGGAACAACATCATGAAATACAACAAAGTAGGGAATGTTTCCATGTATTTATTCTTGATTCCTGTGTTTGGAGTACTACTCTCTTCTGTTATGCTACAAGAAGCAATCCATCTCGTGGTATTAATTGCTCTGGTTTGTGTAGCAGGGGGCATTATCATTGTGAATAAACAAAAGTCAACAACATCTGTTAAAAACGCTGTACAAAAAGCTGGAAAACCAATCAAATAA
- a CDS encoding nitroreductase family protein, translating into MERSEKSAWGQFHRESKHAIDPIYLNRWSPRSFAEKTVEAEVLYRIFEAARWAPSGSNEQPWRYILARTPEDRATFLKFIMPGNTAWCDKAPVLALLLSRKLSSRGEPLRSHSFDAGTSWGYLALECVRQGLVTHAMGGFYPDKARELLNIPEEYEAEVVIAIGYQGEKEALSEAFQEREIPNNRRELEETIFEGKFGDSLS; encoded by the coding sequence ATGGAACGTAGTGAAAAATCTGCATGGGGACAATTTCATCGGGAAAGTAAACATGCTATCGATCCTATTTACTTAAATCGCTGGTCTCCTCGCTCATTTGCAGAAAAAACTGTAGAAGCTGAAGTATTATATCGCATATTTGAAGCAGCACGTTGGGCTCCATCAGGCAGTAATGAACAGCCATGGCGTTATATTTTGGCACGCACACCAGAAGATCGAGCTACCTTCCTAAAATTCATTATGCCGGGTAATACCGCTTGGTGTGACAAGGCTCCTGTTCTTGCCCTTCTCTTATCTCGCAAGCTTTCCTCACGTGGTGAACCGCTTCGTTCTCATTCCTTTGATGCTGGCACCTCATGGGGGTATTTAGCTTTAGAATGTGTTCGCCAAGGGCTCGTCACTCACGCTATGGGTGGCTTCTATCCTGACAAAGCCCGTGAGCTATTGAATATTCCAGAAGAGTACGAGGCTGAAGTTGTTATTGCTATTGGTTATCAAGGAGAAAAAGAGGCTTTATCAGAAGCATTCCAAGAACGTGAGATCCCTAATAATAGACGAGAATTAGAAGAAACCATTTTTGAAGGAAAGTTTGGAGATTCACTTTCCTAA
- the kapB gene encoding sporulation phosphorelay system protein KapB, which produces MTERSLQLGDIVTVRHRTGEYISEIIELTPSKALVKTLAVITHPTQGDLHNLYETNVPLFHQRKAMAFLEKVYVPTAVLRPYLGESVPTYLESLHQALHKIEEQLRERDDEYANLALHQLTQLRDEYFL; this is translated from the coding sequence ATGACAGAACGATCTCTACAATTAGGTGACATCGTTACAGTAAGGCATCGAACGGGGGAGTATATCAGTGAGATCATTGAACTGACGCCGAGCAAAGCGTTGGTCAAAACGTTAGCAGTAATCACACACCCTACACAAGGTGATTTACATAATTTGTACGAAACCAATGTGCCTTTGTTTCACCAGCGCAAAGCAATGGCGTTTCTTGAAAAAGTATATGTTCCAACAGCCGTTTTGCGTCCCTATCTTGGGGAAAGCGTGCCAACCTACCTCGAGTCTTTACACCAAGCTTTGCATAAGATAGAAGAACAATTGCGAGAGCGAGACGATGAGTATGCTAATCTTGCACTACATCAATTGACTCAACTGCGCGACGAATATTTTTTATAA
- a CDS encoding spore coat protein, with amino-acid sequence MAAGLGAHEVLDLHEVLDGMINTSNNMQMYRAYVRDPQLMSILDNQLQFHLQSYNMLISILQKTNYQSSIQERHMKRLGYGQPTYGLRQPTPVAPSTSTQEIDDRDIASCMLGLHKSAATIKMMATLECADPTLRRALSQAAVNCADMAYEVWQYMNQRGYYQVATLKEVTTQTMINTYQPTMNQSFGLHSPVMNQSIAKPSPQLVSQVQHMNQTNASILPHHTYANYSGTTASIDLQHSNQNVTTGVGNQPLQPQTPDHNISHGEQQPSAASIFSNHVGHAPHPTE; translated from the coding sequence ATGGCAGCAGGATTAGGTGCACATGAGGTGCTAGATTTACATGAGGTCTTAGATGGAATGATTAACACTAGCAACAATATGCAGATGTATCGTGCTTATGTTAGAGACCCGCAATTAATGAGTATACTGGATAATCAATTGCAATTTCATTTGCAATCTTACAATATGCTCATATCTATTTTGCAGAAGACGAATTATCAAAGCTCCATTCAAGAGCGTCATATGAAAAGGCTGGGATATGGACAACCTACATATGGATTGCGTCAACCTACTCCGGTGGCGCCTTCTACTTCTACACAGGAAATAGATGATCGAGACATCGCTAGTTGTATGCTGGGTCTACATAAATCTGCTGCTACTATTAAGATGATGGCGACATTGGAATGTGCAGATCCAACCTTGCGTCGCGCTCTATCACAAGCTGCCGTTAACTGTGCAGATATGGCGTATGAAGTGTGGCAATACATGAACCAGAGAGGCTATTATCAGGTGGCTACTTTGAAGGAAGTAACTACGCAGACCATGATCAATACGTATCAGCCAACGATGAACCAATCATTTGGTCTACATTCTCCCGTCATGAATCAATCAATTGCGAAGCCATCTCCACAACTGGTTTCACAAGTCCAACACATGAATCAAACAAACGCATCGATTTTACCTCATCATACGTATGCTAACTACTCTGGAACTACAGCCAGTATTGATTTGCAGCACAGTAATCAAAACGTAACAACGGGAGTAGGGAATCAACCTTTGCAACCTCAGACACCGGATCATAACATTTCTCACGGGGAGCAACAACCATCTGCTGCTAGTATCTTTAGTAATCATGTAGGACATGCTCCACATCCAACTGAATAA
- a CDS encoding Vat family streptogramin A O-acetyltransferase, with the protein MTGPNPDVKYPIEGYQGLQYIKNTITKPNIIVGDYSYYDCRNGDFEDQVLHHYEMYGDQLVIGKFCSIASGVTFIMNGANHKMDGFSTYPFNIFGHGWERFTPSLEELPFKGDTVIGNDVWLGMDACIMPGVKIGDGAIIAAKSVVTKDVQPYTIVGGNPSKELRKRFTDDIIATLLNVAWWEWDIEKISNHIDIIVNGDSKALLQVK; encoded by the coding sequence ATGACAGGACCAAACCCAGATGTAAAATATCCGATCGAGGGATATCAGGGCTTACAATATATTAAAAATACCATCACAAAGCCAAATATTATTGTGGGGGACTATTCGTACTATGACTGTCGAAATGGAGATTTTGAAGATCAAGTTCTACACCACTATGAAATGTATGGCGACCAACTGGTTATAGGTAAATTTTGTTCGATCGCTTCTGGCGTAACCTTTATCATGAATGGAGCTAATCATAAGATGGATGGCTTCTCCACCTATCCCTTTAACATTTTTGGTCATGGATGGGAAAGGTTTACACCATCTTTAGAAGAACTTCCATTTAAAGGAGACACCGTGATTGGAAACGATGTTTGGTTAGGTATGGATGCTTGCATCATGCCAGGGGTAAAAATTGGAGACGGTGCCATTATTGCGGCTAAATCAGTTGTAACAAAAGACGTTCAACCATACACGATTGTAGGGGGAAATCCTTCCAAAGAATTGAGGAAGCGATTTACAGACGACATCATTGCAACCCTGCTCAATGTGGCATGGTGGGAATGGGACATTGAAAAGATTTCAAATCACATTGACATCATTGTAAATGGAGATAGTAAGGCATTACTACAGGTAAAATAG